One genomic segment of Drosophila melanogaster chromosome 3R includes these proteins:
- the CG6908 gene encoding uncharacterized protein, isoform A, giving the protein MEPKLQTEKLPVMKPIKSSPHAKLSKQQRQQVNDMVRETEDIAIEPIPAWLDQQKFEPILERDFPDLKKIKSFRLEPTAGKGENYTTLLLRANFELELNDGSEQSISYMAKILPNSGNRENVASWKVFYKERNTYGQYIPEFEQMYKDAGKKISFGPRYYESQIELDDELIVLEDLGKRGFRNVDRQNGLDIQHTEATLEKLAQFHAASAVRFELKGSYPEEYNQNLCSVVDSLKELRENQLKAYIDAFPLYDASHLTNDVQAYGSQADDMFQSFAPKIEGEFRVLNHGDAWCNNIMYQYDEAGKLAEVNFVDLQMSRFSSPAQDLLYLILSSTELDIKIAKFDYLIKFYHEKLIESLKLLKYPKPLPSLRSLHQSIFIYGDWILPIVSILLPLVLIDGGDDANMDSLMDGEGAGDKIRNNMFKNHRVIKHQKEILPWAHRRGAFEITK; this is encoded by the exons ATGGAGCCAAAGCTTCAAACTGAAAAGCTCCCTGTGATGAAACCAATAAAAAGCAGCCCCCACGCGAAACTGAGCAAACAGCAACGCCAACAGGTGAACGATATGGTTCGGGAAACAGAGGACATTGCCATCGAGCCCATTCCAGCATGGCTGGATCAGCAAAAATTCGAGCCAATTCTGGAACGTGATTTTCCGGATCTCAAGAAAATTAAGTCATTCCGGCTAGAACCCACAGCGGGAAAGGGTGAAAACTACACAACGCTGCTGTTGAGAGCCAATTTTGAATTGGAATTGAATG ATGGTTCCGAGCAGAGCATTTCCTACATGGCTAAAATCTTGCCCAATTCCGGAAACCGGGAAAATGTCGCCAGCTGGAAAGTGTTCTATAAGGAGCGCAACACCTACGGACAATACATTCCCGAGTTTGAGCAGATGTACAAGGATGCCGGAAAGAAGATTTCCTTTGGACCACGTTATTATGAATCACAGATTGAATTGGACGATGAGCTGATCGTACTAGAGGATCTGGGCAAACGGGGATTCAGGAATGTGGATCGCCAAAACGGCTTGGACATTCAGCATACGGAGGCCACTTTGGAGAAACTGGCCCAGTTCCATGCCGCATCCGCTGTGCGATTTGAGCTGAAAGGATCTTATCCTGAAGAATACAATCAGAACCTGTGCAGCGTAGTGGACAGCTTAAAGGAGCTTCGCGAAAACCAATTGAAGGCCTACATAGATGCGTTTCCCCTTTACGATGCCTCTCACTTGACAAATGATGTG CAGGCCTATGGCAGCCAAGCGGATGATATGTTCCAATCATTTGCACCCAAGATCGAGGGAGAATTCCGAGTTCTAAATCATGGGGATGCCTGGTGCAATAATATTATGTACCAATACGATGAGGCGGGAAAGCTGGCTGAGGTAAATTTTGTGGATTTACAAATGAGTCGGTTCTCTTCGCCAGCACAAGACCTACTCTACCTGATACTCTCCTCCACTGAACTGGACATTAAGATAGCCAAGTTTGATTACTTGATCAAGTTCTATCACGAAAAGCTCATCGAGAGCCTTAAACTACTCAAGTATCCGAAACCATTGCCTTCGCTTAGAAGTCTACATCAATCGATCTTCATCTACGGCGACTGGA TACTGCCAATTGTGTCCATTCTGCTGCCCCTTGTCCTAATCGATGGCGGTGATGATGCCAATATGGATAGTTTGATGGATGGCGAGGGAGCTGGTGACAAGATCCGGAACAACATGTTCAAGAATCACCGCGTCATTAAGCACCAAAAAGAGATTCTGCCCTGGGCCCAT
- the CG6908 gene encoding uncharacterized protein, isoform B codes for MVRETEDIAIEPIPAWLDQQKFEPILERDFPDLKKIKSFRLEPTAGKGENYTTLLLRANFELELNDGSEQSISYMAKILPNSGNRENVASWKVFYKERNTYGQYIPEFEQMYKDAGKKISFGPRYYESQIELDDELIVLEDLGKRGFRNVDRQNGLDIQHTEATLEKLAQFHAASAVRFELKGSYPEEYNQNLCSVVDSLKELRENQLKAYIDAFPLYDASHLTNDVQAYGSQADDMFQSFAPKIEGEFRVLNHGDAWCNNIMYQYDEAGKLAEVNFVDLQMSRFSSPAQDLLYLILSSTELDIKIAKFDYLIKFYHEKLIESLKLLKYPKPLPSLRSLHQSIFIYGDWILPIVSILLPLVLIDGGDDANMDSLMDGEGAGDKIRNNMFKNHRVIKHQKEILPWAHRRGAFEITK; via the exons ATGGTTCGGGAAACAGAGGACATTGCCATCGAGCCCATTCCAGCATGGCTGGATCAGCAAAAATTCGAGCCAATTCTGGAACGTGATTTTCCGGATCTCAAGAAAATTAAGTCATTCCGGCTAGAACCCACAGCGGGAAAGGGTGAAAACTACACAACGCTGCTGTTGAGAGCCAATTTTGAATTGGAATTGAATG ATGGTTCCGAGCAGAGCATTTCCTACATGGCTAAAATCTTGCCCAATTCCGGAAACCGGGAAAATGTCGCCAGCTGGAAAGTGTTCTATAAGGAGCGCAACACCTACGGACAATACATTCCCGAGTTTGAGCAGATGTACAAGGATGCCGGAAAGAAGATTTCCTTTGGACCACGTTATTATGAATCACAGATTGAATTGGACGATGAGCTGATCGTACTAGAGGATCTGGGCAAACGGGGATTCAGGAATGTGGATCGCCAAAACGGCTTGGACATTCAGCATACGGAGGCCACTTTGGAGAAACTGGCCCAGTTCCATGCCGCATCCGCTGTGCGATTTGAGCTGAAAGGATCTTATCCTGAAGAATACAATCAGAACCTGTGCAGCGTAGTGGACAGCTTAAAGGAGCTTCGCGAAAACCAATTGAAGGCCTACATAGATGCGTTTCCCCTTTACGATGCCTCTCACTTGACAAATGATGTG CAGGCCTATGGCAGCCAAGCGGATGATATGTTCCAATCATTTGCACCCAAGATCGAGGGAGAATTCCGAGTTCTAAATCATGGGGATGCCTGGTGCAATAATATTATGTACCAATACGATGAGGCGGGAAAGCTGGCTGAGGTAAATTTTGTGGATTTACAAATGAGTCGGTTCTCTTCGCCAGCACAAGACCTACTCTACCTGATACTCTCCTCCACTGAACTGGACATTAAGATAGCCAAGTTTGATTACTTGATCAAGTTCTATCACGAAAAGCTCATCGAGAGCCTTAAACTACTCAAGTATCCGAAACCATTGCCTTCGCTTAGAAGTCTACATCAATCGATCTTCATCTACGGCGACTGGA TACTGCCAATTGTGTCCATTCTGCTGCCCCTTGTCCTAATCGATGGCGGTGATGATGCCAATATGGATAGTTTGATGGATGGCGAGGGAGCTGGTGACAAGATCCGGAACAACATGTTCAAGAATCACCGCGTCATTAAGCACCAAAAAGAGATTCTGCCCTGGGCCCAT
- the CG18765 gene encoding uncharacterized protein → MSSPLLVTQQSQDASLPTWVEKKELEALVKQISEFRKIESLRWKWETQLAEPALCVHIQVLVADNKKRQVSYLIKSPETVPVGLKLPRTGDFSTERHMFEVVLPALEELYQNSDRIVHFGPPVIQAKLKSSHIYGDYILNKGYSVANGLKGLSVTAMEGVLSKLAAYHAGTAAYIAKTPGKIRELPKLRENSKSDEETAELKSLYQLRFHESLRSNDARQYEDKVKSFQKYVKSGTEILDSKTSFNVILNGSCWPNNLLLQVDAFGNVKDTLFSGFHTAQYGPAVYDLFSSLLTAPAEKSSRFDGYVKFYHDQLIENLNLLKFLGKKPSLTDLQLDLLKYGHWAFETATEILPIVLSDFGNNDIEELFRNPVFGEQIRELLPWMENRGYFEED, encoded by the exons ATGTCGAGCCCACTACTGGTAACACAACAATCCCAAGACGCTTCTCTGCCGACTTGGGTGGAGAAGAAGGAGTTGGAAGCCTTAGTAAAGCAGATATCAGAGTTCCGAAAAATCGAGAGTCTTCGATGGAAGTGGGAGACTCAACTGGCTGAGCCGGCACTTTGTGTTCATATTCAGGTGCTTGTGGCAG ACAACAAGAAACGCCAAGTGAGTTACCTAATCAAGTCACCAGAAACGGTGCCAGTTGGACTAAAGTTGCCCAGAACGGGGGATTTCTCAACGGAACGTCACATGTTCGAGGTTGTGTTACCTGCCCTGGAGGAGCTTTATCAAAATTCGGATAGGATCGTGCACTTTGGACCACCAGTCATCCAGGCAAAGCTGAAATCCAGCCACATATATGGCGACTACATTCTAAACAAGGGTTATTCCGTGGCCAATGGCCTCAAAGGTTTGTCCGTAACCGCCATGGAAGGCGTACTTTCGAAACTGGCTGCTTATCACGCCGGTACGGCTGCCTATATAGCTAAGACTCCCGGAAAGATTAGGGAGCTTCCAAAGCTTAGAGAGAACTCAAAATCGGATGAAGAGACTGCCGAACTGAAGAGCTTGTATCAATTGAGATTTCACGAAAGTCTCCGATCCAACGACGCCAGACAATACGAAGATAAGGTG AAATCTTTTCAAAAGTATGTGAAATCCGGTACGGAGATTCTAGACTCGAAAACTTCTTTCAATGTCATTCTAAATGGATCTTGTTGGCCTAATAACTTGCTCCTCCAAGTAGATGCTTTCGGGAATGTTAAGGATACGCTCTTCAGTGGTTTTCACACTGCCCAATATGGTCCAGCTGTATACGATCTATTCAGTTCACTTCTCACGGCCCCAGCTGAAAAATCTAGCCGATTTGATGGTTATGTAAAGTTCTATCACGATCAGTTGATCGAAAATCTGAACCTCTTAAAGTTTCTGGGAAAGAAGCCCAGCCTCACGGATTTACAATTAGATTTACTGAAATACGGCCATTGGG CATTTGAAACTGCCACGGAAATACTGCCTATCGTTCTCTCGGACTTTGGAAACAACGACATTGAAGAGCTCTTTAGGAATCCAGTGTTTGGGGAGCAAATCAGAGAGCTGCTGCCATGGATGGAGAATCGTGGATACTTCGAAGAAGACTAG
- the Fer3 gene encoding 48 related 3, whose translation MQHPHPIDQPTYMPDVPFQPLWGQEAPPPPIVPYQELIAGFPCTDLSLWQRSQVTPLVPQRPSTNGRANGSSSSSKKTRRRVASMAQRRAANIRERRRMFNLNEAFDKLRRKVPTFAYEKRLSRIETLRLAITYIGFMAELLSGTPSNSHKSRSDVYGSMNGHHQAPPPAIHPHHLHPAAAYQRDFASPYNHSLS comes from the exons ATGCAGCATCCACATCCCATTGACCAGCCCACCTACATGCCGGATGTTCCATTCCAGCCGCTTTGGGGTCAGGAGGCTCCACCGCCGCCCATTGTTCCATACCAAGAGCTCATCGCCGGTTTTCCCTGCACCGACTTGT CTCTGTGGCAGCGCTCGCAAGTAACTCCTTTGGTGCCCCAGCGTCCGTCGACAAATGGGAGGGCCAAcggctcctccagctcctcgaAGAAAACGCGTCGCCGTGTGGCATCAATGGCCCAACGGAGAGCTGCAAATATCCGCGAACGCCGTCGCATGTTTAACCTAAACGAGGCCTTCGACAAGTTGCGCCGCAAGGTGCCCACCTTCGCCTACGAGAAACGACTGTCCCGCATCGAAACCCTTCGCTTGGCCATCACCTACATCGGATTCATGGCTGAGCTGCTGAGCGGCACGCCCTCGAACTCCCACAAATCGCGGTCCGACGTCTATGGGAGTATGAATGGTCACCATCAGGCGCCACCACCGGCAATTCATCCACATCATCTGCATCCGGCGGCGGCATATCAACGCGATTTCGCTTCGCCCTATAATCATAGTTTGTCCTAG
- the CG14717 gene encoding uncharacterized protein, isoform A, whose product MARQRLLGSILSKGGAQVLRNFQSFVQGTRLEYVSYTSPRNQMQAPPIVVMHDLNLSLESWRQVAVNLSQVGLRQVITVDARNHGLSPYITGHSPMHLAADVEALMSHQRLNKIVALGHGMGGRAMMTLALTQPQLVERVILVDITPAPVPSNFYLTRQVFEMMLQVAPSIPSNLSLSEGRTFILPLFQDVVHDASELRRIIYNLRKMQDNTFGWAVNPQAVLSSWGEMMINYEATLGGLRPYMGEVLLIAGSQSEFVTTTSIAVMQRYFPNTVVQILDAGHCVYEDQPEQFVELVVEFTQTCLVC is encoded by the coding sequence ATGGCAAGACAGCGACTTCTCGGCTCGATCCTTTCCAAAGGCGGAGCCCAAGTGCTGCGAAACTTCCAGTCATTTGTCCAGGGCACTCGTTTGGAGTATGTCTCCTACACCTCGCCGCGCAATCAGATGCAGGCGCCACCAATTGTGGTGATGCACGACCTCAATCTGTCACTGGAATCCTGGCGCCAGGTAGCTGTTAACCTCAGTCAGGTTGGATTGCGCCAGGTGATCACCGTGGATGCTCGGAATCATGGCCTTAGTCCTTACATAACCGGGCATTCGCCAATGCACCTGGCCGCCGACGTGGAGGCCCTGATGAGCCACCAGAGACTGAACAAGATCGTTGCACTTGGACATGGAATGGGCGGTCGGGCAATGATGACACTGGCACTCACTCAGCCGCAACTCGTCGAGCGGGTCATACTGGTGGACATCACACCAGCACCGGTGCCCAGTAACTTCTATCTCACTCGGCAGGTGTTCGAGATGATGCTCCAGGTGGCGCCCAGTATTCCCTCAAATCTATCACTTTCCGAGGGGCGTACGTTCATCCTGCCACTGTTCCAGGATGTGGTCCACGACGCCTCCGAGCTGCGTCGCATTATTTACAATCTGCGCAAGATGCAGGACAACACCTTTGGCTGGGCAGTTAATCCCCAGGCGGTCCTAAGCTCCTGGGGGGAGATGATGATCAATTACGAGGCCACTTTGGGCGGACTGCGTCCCTACATGGGCGAAGTCTTGCTCATAGCCGGTTCCCAGTCGGAATTCGTGACCACGACCAGTATTGCCGTGATGCAGAGATACTTTCCAAATACAGTGGTACAGATTCTGGATGCTGGACACTGTGTGTATGAGGATCAGCCGGAACAATTTGTTGAACTAGTCGTGGAGTTTACTCAAACATGCTTAGTATGTTGA
- the CG14718 gene encoding uncharacterized protein, with product MDSTSASVVYTNSFYAPNYSDTQQPQPQLQTQQQMFHANYIVGTTLGSGLGFNFAPAPIPQASAASGLSPRGMYSDLYRYEDGSGDASGSLLLVQEDDHFCGAEADQQLVASTSSSCPMASSGESVSIDTEQEAERDLQMNQCETLEREELNGDIGEMGEMEELAEEVNGEQRPPLLPCMGGNTSYMVFPRTAADYMPRLALPRHRPYISIGQEQYVIQAETVFVLGMRLNVTKNDIILFFGKVGVIKMDESTNKPKIFVYKNKITGRSKGEATITYVSPFSAQAAISCLSGAKFMGQVITVLPAYLSTRRGSVRYSYPRELNAPEHQRRQRAMKWKPAIDNWVCMLCRNSNFVWRSSCNRCQADKVVAPQNNEGSSWAGSREEDGAPRRWRPYRNDWLCKICYNMNFWYRAKCNRCHALRSDEMKSSESTEEDTWELVLNPPIAE from the coding sequence ATGGATAGCACGTCAGCCAGCGTAGTGTATACGAATTCTTTTTACGCTCCAAATTACTCGGACACCcagcagccacagccacagctGCAGACTCAGCAACAGATGTTCCATGCCAACTACATCGTCGGAACCACATTGGGTTCTGGATTGGGATTTAATTTTGCACCAGCCCCCATTCCCCAGGCGAGTGCCGCTTCCGGTTTGAGTCCCAGAGGCATGTACAGTGATCTCTACCGCTACGAGGATGGAAGCGGCGATGCCAGCGGTTCCTTGCTTCTGGTCCAAGAGGATGACCACTTCTGTGGTGCAGAGGCGGACCAGCAGTTGGTGGCCAGCACGTCGTCCTCATGCCCGATGGCGAGTTCAGGCGAGTCCGTGAGCATTGACACAGAGCAGGAGGCGGAACGGGATCTTCAGATGAACCAATGTGAGACGCTGGAGCGGGAAGAGCTGAATGGAGATATAGGGGAAATGGGGGAAATGGAGGAGCTTGCAGAGGAGGTTAATGGCGAGCAGAGGCCGCCGCTGTTACCCTGCATGGGTGGCAACACATCCTACATGGTGTTCCCGCGCACCGCCGCCGACTACATGCCCCGCCTGGCGCTCCCGCGGCATAGGCCCTATATAAGCATCGGTCAGGAGCAGTACGTGATCCAGGCGGAAACTGTCTTCGTGCTGGGCATGCGCCTCAATGTGACCAAGAACGACATCATCCTGTTCTTCGGCAAAGTGGGCGTTATCAAGATGGACGAGTCGACCAACAAGCCGAAGATCTTCGTCTACAAGAACAAGATAACGGGGCGCTCCAAGGGTGAGGCCACTATAACCTATGTGAGTCCATTCTCTGCACAGGCGGCGATTAGTTGTCTGAGTGGGGCCAAGTTCATGGGACAGGTGATCACCGTTCTGCCCGCCTACCTATCCACCCGGAGGGGCAGTGTCCGGTACAGTTATCCGCGAGAGCTTAATGCGCCGGAGCACCAACGTCGCCAGCGGGCAATGAAATGGAAGCCAGCCATCGACAATTGGGTGTGCATGCTCTGCCGGAACAGCAACTTCGTCTGGCGTTCCAGCTGCAACAGATGCCAGGCGGACAAGGTGGTCGCTCCTCAGAATAACGAGGGAAGTTCCTGGGCGGGATCACGCGAAGAGGACGGTGCCCCTCGTCGTTGGCGGCCATACAGGAACGACTGGCTGTGCAAGATTTGCTATAATATGAATTTCTGGTACCGAGCGAAGTGCAATCGTTGCCACGCCCTGCGTTCCGATGAAATGAAGAGCTCCGAGTCGACGGAGGAAGATACCTGGGAGCTGGTTCTGAATCCGCCCATTGCAGAGTAG